One Bradyrhizobium sp. ISRA464 genomic window carries:
- a CDS encoding mechanosensitive ion channel domain-containing protein yields the protein MALNFETLKATLVLYGVNAVCAIVLMIVGWYASGLAQQFVSRTLTATQHVDALVTVFLSSLARYAVLAVVGIAVLQLFGIQTASLVAVLGATSLAIGLALQGTLSNLAAGVMLLLFRPFQIGDDLEVAGKAGKVRALSLFMTELVAPDNTQVLLPNGSVWGSAIVNHSTYPGTGEVKVSFPVRAGDSIERITEQILQRLRGDTRIQAQPAAEVHVSKVLNISDAAGPFVELTVRAKVKPADTDAVKQRLLDEISSLLRDDVGRPAAA from the coding sequence ATGGCTCTCAACTTTGAAACGCTCAAGGCGACGCTTGTCCTTTATGGGGTGAACGCGGTCTGTGCGATCGTGCTCATGATCGTCGGCTGGTATGCCTCGGGCTTGGCGCAACAATTCGTGTCGCGTACGCTCACTGCGACGCAGCATGTCGACGCGCTGGTGACCGTCTTTTTGTCGAGCCTCGCGCGCTACGCGGTTCTCGCCGTGGTCGGCATCGCGGTCTTGCAGTTGTTTGGCATTCAGACGGCAAGCCTGGTTGCCGTATTGGGCGCCACCTCGCTCGCGATCGGTCTCGCCTTGCAGGGGACGCTGTCAAACCTCGCAGCGGGGGTCATGCTCCTGCTGTTCCGGCCGTTTCAGATCGGAGACGACCTCGAGGTCGCGGGAAAGGCCGGCAAAGTGCGCGCATTGTCGCTCTTCATGACCGAGCTTGTCGCACCTGACAATACGCAGGTGTTGTTGCCAAATGGCTCGGTGTGGGGCAGCGCGATCGTCAACCACAGCACCTATCCGGGCACCGGTGAGGTCAAGGTGTCCTTCCCGGTGAGAGCAGGGGATTCGATCGAGCGGATCACCGAGCAAATCCTGCAGCGGTTGCGCGGGGACACGCGGATACAGGCGCAGCCGGCGGCGGAAGTCCACGTGTCGAAGGTGTTGAACATCTCCGACGCGGCGGGCCCTTTCGTCGAACTGACGGTCCGCGCAAAAGTCAAACCGGCCGACACCGACGCGGTCAAACAGCGCCTGCTGGATGAGATCAGTTCCCTGCTTCGTGACGATGTCGGTCGTCCAGCGGCTGCCTGA
- a CDS encoding type 1 glutamine amidotransferase domain-containing protein encodes MDLNGKKIAILATHGFEQSELEVPRDRLKKAGAAVEVVSLASGEIKGWEKKDWGRPVKVDKTLDQAAAADYDAVVLPGGQINPDLLRVEAKALKFIKDIFDAKKTVAAVCHGPWLLIETGIAKGRKMTSYKSIKTDVENAGARWQNAEVVVDQGVVTSRNPGDLEAFSAKIIEEVKQGRHTQRRAA; translated from the coding sequence ATGGACCTGAACGGCAAGAAAATCGCGATCCTCGCAACGCACGGTTTCGAGCAGTCGGAGCTTGAAGTGCCGCGTGATCGTCTGAAGAAGGCCGGCGCAGCGGTCGAGGTCGTCTCGCTCGCTTCGGGCGAGATCAAGGGATGGGAAAAGAAGGATTGGGGGCGTCCGGTCAAGGTCGACAAGACGCTGGATCAAGCCGCGGCCGCCGATTACGACGCGGTGGTCCTCCCGGGCGGACAGATCAATCCGGACTTGCTGCGCGTCGAAGCCAAGGCTCTGAAGTTCATCAAGGATATTTTCGACGCCAAGAAGACCGTCGCGGCGGTCTGCCATGGACCATGGCTGTTGATCGAGACCGGAATCGCCAAGGGCCGCAAGATGACGTCGTACAAGTCGATCAAGACCGACGTGGAGAATGCCGGTGCGAGGTGGCAGAACGCCGAGGTCGTTGTCGATCAGGGCGTGGTCACCTCGCGGAATCCCGGCGATCTCGAGGCCTTCAGCGCCAAGATTATCGAGGAGGTCAAGCAAGGACGCCACACCCAACGCCGCGCGGCATGA